One part of the Macaca mulatta isolate MMU2019108-1 chromosome 6, T2T-MMU8v2.0, whole genome shotgun sequence genome encodes these proteins:
- the TICAM2 gene encoding TIR domain-containing adapter molecule 2 (The RefSeq protein has 1 substitution compared to this genomic sequence), which yields MGIGKSKIDSCPLSLSWGKRHSVDTSPGYHESDSKKSEDLSLCNVAEHSNITEESTRKQEGAQSVEEMLEEEAEEEVFLKFVILHAEDDTDEALRVQNLLQDDFGIKPGIIFAEMPCGRQHLQNLDDAVNGSAWTILLLTENFLRDTWCNFQFYTSLMNSVNRQHKYNSVIPMRPLNNPLPRERTPFALQTINALEEESRGFPTQVERIFQESVYKTQQTIWKETRNMVQRQFIA from the coding sequence ATGGGTATCGGGAAGTCTAAAATAGATTCttgccctctttctctctcttgggGTAAAAGGCACAGTGTGGATACAAGTCCAGGATATCATGAGTCAGATTCCAAGAAGTCTGAAGACCTATCCTTGTGTAATGTTGCTGAGCACAGCAATATAACAGAGGGGTCAACAAGAAAGCAGGAGGGAGCTCAAAGCGTGGAAGAGATGCTTGAAGAAGAAGCTGAAGAAGAGGTGTTCCTCAAATTTGTGATATTGCATGCAGAAGATGACACGGATGAAGCCCTCAGAGTCCAGAATCTGCTACAAGATGACTTTGGTATCAAACCCGGAATAATCTTTGCTGAGATGCCATGTGGCAGACAGCATTTACAGAATTTAGATGATGCCGTAAATGGGTCTGCATGGACAATCTTATTACTGACTGAAAACTTTTTAAGAGATACCTGGTGTAATTTCCAGTTCTATACATCCCTAATGAACTCTGTTAACAGGCAGCATAAATACAACTCTGTCATACCCATGCGGCCCCTGAACAACCCCCTTCCCCGAGAGAGGACTCCCTTTGCCCTCCAAACCATCAATGCCTTAGAGGAAGAAAGTCGTGGCTTTCCTACACAAGTAGAAAGAATTTTTCAGGAGTCTGTGTATAAGACACAACAAACTATATGGAAAGAGACAAGAAATATGGTACAAAGACAATTTATTGCCTGA